A genomic region of Canis aureus isolate CA01 chromosome 16, VMU_Caureus_v.1.0, whole genome shotgun sequence contains the following coding sequences:
- the CDR2L gene encoding cerebellar degeneration-related protein 2-like isoform X2 has protein sequence MARGGRCPNPNCGNPEFLSSGPEDLHLAAELGKTLLERNKELEESLQQMYSTNEEQVQEIEYLTKQLDTLRHMNEQHAKVYEQLDLTARDLELTNQKLVLESKAAQQKIHGLTETIERLQAQVEELQAQVEQLRGLEQLRVRREKRERRRTIHTFPCLKELCTSPRCEDAFRLHSSSLELGPRPLEQENERLQTLVGVLRSQVSQERQRKERAEREYAAVLQEYSELERQLCEMEGCRLRVQELEAELLELQQMKQAKTYLLGREDHLAEALLAPLTQAPEADDPQPGSGDDSAAQDGVSSPAASPGHSVRKSCSDTALNAIVAKDPASRHAGNLTLHANSVRKRGMSILREVDEQYHALLEKYEELLSKCRQHGAGVRHAGVQTSRPISRDSSWRDLRGGEEGQGEARAGEKSLSQHVEAVDKRLEQSQPEYKALFKEIFSRIQKTKADINATKVKTHSSK, from the exons ATGGCAAGGGGAGGGAGGTGCCCGAACCCCAATTGTGGGAACCCAGAGTTCCTGAGTTCGGGCCCTGAAG ACTTGCACTTGGCCGCGGAGCTGGGAAAGACACTGCTGGAGAGAAACAAGGAGCTGGAGGAGTCTCTGCAGCAGATGTACTCCACCAATGAGGAGCAAGTGCAGGAGATTGAG TACCTAACCAAGCAGCTGGACACGCTGCGGCACATGAATGAGCAGCATGCCAAAGTGTACGAGCAGCTGGACCTGACAGCCCGAGACCTGGAGCTGACCAACCAGAAGCTGGTGCTGGAGAGTAAGGCTGCCCAGCAGAAGATCCATGG GCTGACAGAGACCATCGAGCGCCTGCAAGCCCAAGTGGAGGAGCTACAGGCCCAGGTGGAACAGCTGCGGGGTTTGGAGCAGCTGCGAGTGCGACGGGAGAAGCGAGAACGCAGACGCACCATCCATACATTCCCCTGCCTCAAGGAGCTGTGTACCAGCCCGCG GTGTGAGGATGCCTTCCGCCTGCACAGTTCCTCCTTGGAGCTGGGTCCACGGCCCCTGGAGCAGGAGAACGAGCGGCTGCAGACCTTGGTGGGTGTGCTGCGTTCCCAGGTGAGCCAGGAGCGGCAGCGCAAGGAGCGGGCGGAGCGCGAGTACGCGGCGGTGCTGCAGGAGTACTCGGAGCTGGAGCGGCAGCTGTGCGAGATGGAGGGTTGCCGCCTCCGCGTGCAGGAGCTGGAGGCCGAGCTGCTGGAGCTGCAGCAGATGAAGCAGGCCAAGACCTACCTGCTGGGCCGGGAGGACCACCTGGCCGAGGCCCTGCTCGCGCCCCTCACCCAGGCCCCCGAGGCCGATGACCCCCAGCCCGGCAGCGGGGATGACTCTGCTGCCCAGGATGGCGTCTCCTCTCCGGCCGCCTCCCCGGGCCACTCGGTTCGCAAGAGCTGCAGCGACACCGCGCTCAATGCCATCGTGGCCAAAGACCCAGCCAGCCGGCACGCGGGCAACCTCACGCTGCACGCCAACAGCGTGCGCAAGCGGGGCATGTCCATCCTGCGGGAGGTGGACGAGCAGTACCACGCCCTGCTCGAGAAGTATGAGGAGCTGCTGAGCAAGTGCCGGCAGCACGGCGCTGGGGTGCGGCATGCTGGCGTGCAGACCTCACGGCCCATCTCCCGAGACAGCTCGTGGAGAGACCTTCGTGGGGGTGAAGAGGGCCAGGGGGAGGCCAGGGCAGGTGAGAAGAGCCTGAGCCAGCACGTGGAGGCCGTGGACAAGCGGCTGGAGCAGAGCCAGCCAGAGTACAAGGCGCTTTTCAAAGAGATCTTTTCCAGGATCCAGAAGACCAAGGCCGACATCAATGCCACCAAAGTCAAGACGCACAGCAGCAAGTGA
- the CDR2L gene encoding cerebellar degeneration-related protein 2-like isoform X1, with protein sequence MRRAAGMEDFSTEEEEPWYDQQDLEQDLHLAAELGKTLLERNKELEESLQQMYSTNEEQVQEIEYLTKQLDTLRHMNEQHAKVYEQLDLTARDLELTNQKLVLESKAAQQKIHGLTETIERLQAQVEELQAQVEQLRGLEQLRVRREKRERRRTIHTFPCLKELCTSPRCEDAFRLHSSSLELGPRPLEQENERLQTLVGVLRSQVSQERQRKERAEREYAAVLQEYSELERQLCEMEGCRLRVQELEAELLELQQMKQAKTYLLGREDHLAEALLAPLTQAPEADDPQPGSGDDSAAQDGVSSPAASPGHSVRKSCSDTALNAIVAKDPASRHAGNLTLHANSVRKRGMSILREVDEQYHALLEKYEELLSKCRQHGAGVRHAGVQTSRPISRDSSWRDLRGGEEGQGEARAGEKSLSQHVEAVDKRLEQSQPEYKALFKEIFSRIQKTKADINATKVKTHSSK encoded by the exons ACTTGCACTTGGCCGCGGAGCTGGGAAAGACACTGCTGGAGAGAAACAAGGAGCTGGAGGAGTCTCTGCAGCAGATGTACTCCACCAATGAGGAGCAAGTGCAGGAGATTGAG TACCTAACCAAGCAGCTGGACACGCTGCGGCACATGAATGAGCAGCATGCCAAAGTGTACGAGCAGCTGGACCTGACAGCCCGAGACCTGGAGCTGACCAACCAGAAGCTGGTGCTGGAGAGTAAGGCTGCCCAGCAGAAGATCCATGG GCTGACAGAGACCATCGAGCGCCTGCAAGCCCAAGTGGAGGAGCTACAGGCCCAGGTGGAACAGCTGCGGGGTTTGGAGCAGCTGCGAGTGCGACGGGAGAAGCGAGAACGCAGACGCACCATCCATACATTCCCCTGCCTCAAGGAGCTGTGTACCAGCCCGCG GTGTGAGGATGCCTTCCGCCTGCACAGTTCCTCCTTGGAGCTGGGTCCACGGCCCCTGGAGCAGGAGAACGAGCGGCTGCAGACCTTGGTGGGTGTGCTGCGTTCCCAGGTGAGCCAGGAGCGGCAGCGCAAGGAGCGGGCGGAGCGCGAGTACGCGGCGGTGCTGCAGGAGTACTCGGAGCTGGAGCGGCAGCTGTGCGAGATGGAGGGTTGCCGCCTCCGCGTGCAGGAGCTGGAGGCCGAGCTGCTGGAGCTGCAGCAGATGAAGCAGGCCAAGACCTACCTGCTGGGCCGGGAGGACCACCTGGCCGAGGCCCTGCTCGCGCCCCTCACCCAGGCCCCCGAGGCCGATGACCCCCAGCCCGGCAGCGGGGATGACTCTGCTGCCCAGGATGGCGTCTCCTCTCCGGCCGCCTCCCCGGGCCACTCGGTTCGCAAGAGCTGCAGCGACACCGCGCTCAATGCCATCGTGGCCAAAGACCCAGCCAGCCGGCACGCGGGCAACCTCACGCTGCACGCCAACAGCGTGCGCAAGCGGGGCATGTCCATCCTGCGGGAGGTGGACGAGCAGTACCACGCCCTGCTCGAGAAGTATGAGGAGCTGCTGAGCAAGTGCCGGCAGCACGGCGCTGGGGTGCGGCATGCTGGCGTGCAGACCTCACGGCCCATCTCCCGAGACAGCTCGTGGAGAGACCTTCGTGGGGGTGAAGAGGGCCAGGGGGAGGCCAGGGCAGGTGAGAAGAGCCTGAGCCAGCACGTGGAGGCCGTGGACAAGCGGCTGGAGCAGAGCCAGCCAGAGTACAAGGCGCTTTTCAAAGAGATCTTTTCCAGGATCCAGAAGACCAAGGCCGACATCAATGCCACCAAAGTCAAGACGCACAGCAGCAAGTGA
- the MRPL58 gene encoding large ribosomal subunit protein mL62 has translation MAAAASLRWGLKRAGAWLLPSSARCPRRALHKQTDGPEFQSIYSLDKLYPESRGSDTAWRLPDDAKQANNDIPLDRLTISYCRSSGPGGQNVNKVNSKAEVRFHLATAEWIAEPVRQKIAITHRNKINKSGELILTSECSRYQFRNLADCLQKIRDMIAKASQTATEPSKEDALLHRLRIENMNRERLRKKRINSAIKTGRRVDMD, from the exons ATGGCGGCCGCCGCGTCCCTGCGCTGGGGCCTGAAACGAGCCGGGGCCTGGCTGCTCCCGTCGTCCGCGCGCTGCCCCCGGCGGGCTCTGCACAAGCAGACGGACGGCCCCGAGTTCCAGAGCATCTACAGCCTGGACAAGCTCTACCCGGAATCCCGGGGCTCGGACACCGCCTGGAGGCTCCCG GATGATGCAAAGCAAGCCAATAATGACATTCCACTAg ATCGTTTGACGATATCTTATTGTCGGAGTAGCGGTCCTGGGGGCCAGAATGTTAACAAAG TGAATTCCAAGGCTGAAGTCAGGTTCCATTTGGCAACCGCCGAGTGGATCGCAGAGCCCGTGCGGCAGAAGATAGCCATCACG CATAGAAATAAGATCAACAAGTCAGGAGAGTTGATACTCACCTCTGAATGCAGCCGCTACCAGTTCCGAAATCTGGCAGATTGTCTTCAGAAAATTCGAGACATGATTGCTAAGGCCAGCCAGACAGCTACGGAGCCATCCAAAGAAGATGCTTTATTACATAGGCTCAG GATAGAAAACATGAATCGGGAGAGGCTGAGAAAAAAGCGAATAAATTCTGCCATAAAAACAGGCAGGAGGGTGGACATGGACTGA